The Acidianus manzaensis genome has a window encoding:
- a CDS encoding alkaline phosphatase family protein, which yields MIVEPYLDNSLYSLSKDISNALNKKETERIQKDKVLLILIDGLGYSLAERINFKAEKIHSVFPTITITVLTTLLTAQPPGKHGIMGWRIFDKENGKIINLIDEYYNQSSSINPYLSEEDVILAPALRPMIRIFSKITKNVVPYFSPWDAISQTYEIAKKKNPRFMFLYLPFVDAVSHHFGPYSEHTLRTAKEITNLAETLANDLKKDYSVIITADHGHIPVEGVVKLDKKEIIKRLDVPPFGDYRNLMLITRENPSKIFENYPVLVLKKEKLAKITGGENVPDYAVVPTDNRLYMYWDDEEEAKHLGSHGGMNKEEIEIPLLIKQ from the coding sequence ATGATCGTAGAACCATATTTAGATAACAGTTTGTATTCTTTATCTAAAGACATATCTAATGCTTTAAATAAGAAAGAGACTGAAAGAATACAGAAAGATAAAGTCCTTTTAATCCTTATTGACGGTTTAGGATATTCTTTAGCAGAAAGAATAAATTTTAAAGCAGAAAAAATACACTCAGTATTTCCAACAATAACTATAACAGTACTTACTACCTTACTCACAGCTCAACCTCCAGGCAAACATGGAATAATGGGATGGAGAATTTTCGACAAAGAAAATGGAAAAATAATAAACTTAATAGATGAGTATTATAACCAATCTTCTTCAATAAATCCTTATTTATCAGAAGAAGACGTAATTTTAGCACCGGCCCTAAGACCGATGATCAGAATATTTAGCAAAATAACAAAAAATGTAGTACCTTATTTCTCTCCTTGGGATGCAATAAGTCAAACATACGAAATAGCTAAAAAGAAAAATCCCAGATTTATGTTCTTATACTTACCATTCGTAGATGCAGTAAGCCACCATTTTGGACCATATTCAGAACACACGCTAAGAACAGCAAAAGAAATAACAAACTTAGCAGAAACCCTAGCTAACGATTTGAAGAAAGACTATTCAGTTATTATTACAGCAGATCACGGTCACATACCAGTTGAAGGAGTAGTTAAACTAGATAAAAAAGAAATAATTAAAAGGTTAGACGTACCACCTTTTGGAGACTACAGGAATTTAATGCTAATAACTAGAGAAAATCCATCAAAAATCTTTGAAAACTATCCAGTTCTAGTCCTTAAAAAGGAAAAACTAGCTAAAATAACCGGAGGAGAAAACGTACCAGATTACGCAGTAGTTCCAACTGACAACAGACTATACATGTATTGGGACGATGAAGAAGAAGCAAAACATTTAGGATCCCATGGTGGAATGAATAAAGAAGAAATCGAAATACCATTGCTTATTAAACAATAA